One Desulfomicrobium escambiense DSM 10707 DNA segment encodes these proteins:
- the yajC gene encoding preprotein translocase subunit YajC has product MFFESIAHAMGQAPAAGGQPGGPLMTFMPLILMFVIFYFLLIRPQQKKQKEHKQMLDNLSRGDRVITAGGLYGRVVEAKDEILTLDLGNDLQVQVGRAFISAVITADAAKAKDKKK; this is encoded by the coding sequence ATGTTTTTTGAAAGTATCGCCCACGCCATGGGACAGGCTCCCGCGGCCGGAGGCCAGCCCGGCGGGCCCCTCATGACCTTCATGCCCCTCATTCTCATGTTCGTCATCTTCTACTTCCTGCTCATCCGCCCGCAGCAGAAGAAGCAGAAGGAACACAAGCAGATGCTCGACAACCTGTCGCGCGGCGACCGCGTCATCACCGCCGGTGGCCTGTACGGCCGGGTGGTGGAGGCCAAGGACGAGATACTGACCCTGGATTTGGGCAACGACTTGCAGGTGCAGGTCGGCCGCGCCTTCATTTCGGCCGTGATCACCGCCGACGCCGCCAAGGCCAAGGACAAGAAAAAGTAG
- the secD gene encoding protein translocase subunit SecD: MGSLRWRALLAAFVIVVALIYVLPSIPSIRTSSLGAVLPSEEINLGLDLKGGIHLTLGVDLDTALANAITSAGQDLRVEAREKKVLVLRPRLLGTRQLEFTLVKKEQQPEIDDLLKARFGSFDVTTREESGNGQMRYVLTASEKYIKYLEDLTMDQALKTIRNRIDQFGVAEPDIRKQQDNRIIVQLPGLDDPKRAINIIGRTAHLEFKLVDEGADVQAAVAGKVPAESELAYLVDKRGGAEVKTPIVLKSEVVLTGEYITDANVQFDSYGQAYVGMNFNARGARIFEDVTAANVKKRLAIVLDGTVHSAPVIQDRIGGGRASITGHFTTEEAHDLAVVLRAGSLPAPVTILEERTVGPSLGQESIDAGMIAALIGGVFVVVFMSVYYRKAGLIAAFEVVLDIMLILAGLAAFGATLTLPGIAGIILTLGMAVDANVLIYERIREELRHGESVASAIGNGFSRATVTILDSNLTTVIAAVILYQFGTGPVRGFAVTLTLGILASMFTAIFVSRIFFDAWLARRQPGTQPSI; the protein is encoded by the coding sequence ATGGGTAGTTTGCGCTGGAGGGCATTGCTTGCCGCGTTCGTGATTGTGGTGGCCTTGATTTACGTCCTGCCGTCCATTCCTTCGATTCGCACTTCTTCGCTGGGGGCCGTGCTGCCGTCCGAAGAAATCAACCTCGGTCTGGACCTCAAGGGCGGCATCCACCTGACCCTGGGCGTGGATCTCGACACCGCCCTGGCCAACGCCATTACCAGCGCCGGCCAGGATTTGAGGGTCGAGGCCCGCGAAAAAAAGGTGCTCGTCCTGCGGCCTCGTCTGCTGGGCACGCGCCAGCTGGAGTTCACCCTGGTCAAGAAGGAGCAGCAGCCTGAGATCGACGACCTGCTCAAGGCGCGCTTCGGCAGCTTCGATGTGACCACGCGCGAGGAATCAGGCAACGGTCAGATGCGCTACGTACTGACGGCCTCGGAGAAGTACATCAAATATCTCGAGGATCTGACCATGGATCAGGCCCTCAAGACCATCCGCAACCGCATCGACCAGTTCGGCGTGGCCGAGCCCGACATCCGCAAGCAGCAGGACAACCGCATCATCGTACAGTTGCCTGGCCTCGACGACCCCAAGCGGGCCATCAACATCATCGGCCGCACAGCCCATCTCGAATTCAAGCTGGTCGACGAGGGTGCCGACGTCCAGGCCGCCGTGGCCGGCAAGGTGCCCGCCGAGAGCGAACTCGCCTATCTCGTCGACAAGCGCGGCGGTGCGGAGGTCAAGACCCCCATCGTCCTCAAGTCCGAGGTCGTGCTCACGGGCGAGTACATCACCGACGCCAACGTGCAGTTCGACTCGTACGGTCAGGCCTACGTCGGCATGAATTTCAACGCCCGCGGGGCCCGCATCTTCGAGGACGTGACCGCTGCCAACGTCAAGAAGCGCCTGGCCATCGTGCTCGACGGCACGGTCCACTCCGCCCCGGTCATCCAGGACCGCATCGGCGGCGGTCGCGCCTCCATCACCGGCCACTTCACGACCGAAGAGGCCCACGACCTGGCGGTCGTCCTGCGGGCCGGCTCCCTCCCGGCGCCCGTGACCATCCTCGAGGAACGGACGGTCGGTCCTTCCCTCGGGCAGGAATCCATCGACGCCGGCATGATCGCCGCGCTGATCGGAGGCGTGTTCGTGGTTGTCTTCATGTCGGTATACTACCGCAAGGCCGGACTCATCGCGGCCTTCGAGGTCGTTCTCGACATCATGCTGATCCTGGCCGGGCTGGCCGCCTTCGGCGCGACGCTGACCCTGCCTGGCATCGCCGGCATCATCCTGACGCTGGGCATGGCCGTGGACGCCAACGTGCTCATCTACGAACGCATCCGCGAGGAACTGCGCCACGGCGAATCCGTGGCGTCGGCCATTGGCAACGGCTTTTCCCGTGCGACCGTGACCATCCTCGATTCCAACCTGACCACGGTCATCGCCGCCGTCATCCTGTACCAGTTCGGCACCGGGCCCGTGCGCGGCTTCGCCGTGACCCTGACGCTTGGCATCCTGGCGTCCATGTTCACGGCGATCTTCGTGTCCCGCATCTTCTTCGACGCCTGGCTGGCCAGAAGGCAGCCCGGAACCCAACCGAGCATTTAA
- the secF gene encoding protein translocase subunit SecF, whose amino-acid sequence MSFELIRHDTNVDFVGLRKYAYILSAVLLIAGTLSLLFKGGPQYGIDFAGGFNVQVRFTQDAELDKIRTALNSPVLPGLVVQDFGDAADHEVLLRVSFADQSTNQVRDAVSAGLDAQFGAGAHEIQRLEMVGPKVGADLREKALQAIFYAVLLIATYISGRFEQKWMVAGFMAAGLSAVVYVLDLLNAPTSMSVIAATVATLVLCVVLRLKYALGAMVALIHDVMIPLGFFSLMNKDVDLTIIAALLTIVGYSLNDTIIVYDRIRENLRAKVAPSLDTVINRSVNQTLSRTIITSGTTFLAVLALYIFGGGVIHDFALCMLLGVLAGTYSSIYVAAPVLGFFKPRIDVEDAPKAAAA is encoded by the coding sequence ATGTCCTTTGAACTGATCAGACACGACACGAATGTAGATTTCGTCGGGCTGCGCAAATACGCCTACATCCTCTCCGCGGTGCTGCTCATCGCCGGTACGCTGTCCCTGCTTTTCAAGGGCGGGCCGCAGTACGGCATCGACTTCGCAGGTGGTTTCAACGTCCAGGTGCGATTCACCCAGGATGCCGAACTCGACAAGATCCGCACGGCGCTCAACAGCCCGGTTCTGCCCGGTCTCGTCGTGCAGGACTTCGGTGACGCCGCCGACCACGAGGTGCTGCTGCGCGTCTCCTTCGCCGACCAGTCGACTAACCAGGTCCGCGACGCGGTTTCCGCCGGGCTCGACGCCCAGTTCGGAGCCGGAGCGCACGAGATCCAGCGTCTGGAAATGGTCGGGCCCAAGGTCGGTGCCGACCTGCGAGAGAAGGCGCTGCAGGCCATCTTCTACGCCGTACTGCTCATCGCAACCTACATTTCCGGACGCTTCGAGCAGAAGTGGATGGTCGCCGGCTTCATGGCCGCCGGGCTTTCCGCGGTGGTCTATGTCCTCGACCTTCTGAACGCACCCACGAGCATGTCCGTCATCGCGGCCACCGTCGCCACGCTGGTGCTGTGCGTGGTGCTGCGGCTCAAGTACGCCCTGGGCGCCATGGTCGCCCTCATCCACGACGTCATGATTCCGCTGGGGTTCTTCTCCCTCATGAACAAGGACGTCGACCTGACCATCATCGCGGCGCTCCTGACCATCGTCGGCTACTCCCTGAACGATACCATCATCGTCTACGACCGTATCCGCGAAAACCTGCGGGCCAAGGTCGCGCCCTCGCTGGATACGGTCATCAACCGTTCCGTGAACCAGACCCTGTCCCGGACCATCATCACCTCGGGCACGACCTTCCTGGCCGTCCTGGCCCTCTACATCTTCGGTGGAGGCGTGATCCACGACTTCGCCCTGTGCATGCTGCTGGGCGTCCTGGCCGGAACCTACTCCTCCATCTATGTCGCCGCCCCCGTGCTTGGCTTTTTCAAGCCGCGCATTGACGTGGAGGATGCTCCCAAGGCCGCTGCAGCCTGA
- a CDS encoding sulfite exporter TauE/SafE family protein: protein MKRFYVMIVTALVALACVSAPLWAQDNASAPQAAPAAVEQAATPAAAPAAEATKAAAPAGNKLQMAIAKAPVGTEKGQIDPAKPAGFLGIPGAPQVNVILALIWAIWVGWIFSTVGAFGGVMAGVGHMTIFGLGAYAKTFKGTAPELNKTVTDSIRASNQFLVGLSALISSINYGKMGRLVFPLAIALGLGSLLGAWGSATLTAGKVSFSQYQGWFGLFVLGLGMFLFWDTSAAGQAKKSKAKQAAKAFEEAVKAQKAGSGAAPTGVKILGMSISKVDFTFCGVNFSFNPILPIVGGVVISAVAAFLGVGGGFLLVPFLTAITELPMYLAAGTSALAVLVSMITSILTLMTKGTPIDWALIGTEMVGIAIGSIVGPYTSKYLSDKLLKRIFIVLALYVGIDYVLRGFFDYKIFG, encoded by the coding sequence ATGAAACGTTTTTATGTCATGATCGTAACCGCACTTGTCGCTCTGGCGTGCGTATCCGCGCCCCTGTGGGCTCAGGACAACGCTTCCGCCCCGCAGGCTGCGCCCGCGGCTGTCGAACAGGCCGCCACACCTGCCGCCGCCCCTGCCGCCGAAGCGACCAAGGCCGCCGCTCCTGCCGGCAACAAGCTGCAGATGGCCATCGCCAAGGCCCCCGTGGGCACCGAAAAGGGTCAGATCGATCCGGCCAAGCCCGCCGGCTTCCTGGGCATCCCCGGCGCGCCGCAGGTCAACGTCATTCTGGCTCTGATCTGGGCGATCTGGGTAGGCTGGATCTTCTCCACCGTCGGCGCTTTCGGCGGCGTCATGGCCGGTGTCGGCCACATGACGATCTTCGGTCTCGGCGCCTATGCAAAGACGTTCAAGGGCACCGCCCCTGAGCTGAACAAGACCGTCACGGACTCCATTCGTGCATCCAACCAGTTCCTGGTCGGTCTGTCCGCCCTGATCTCCTCCATCAACTACGGCAAGATGGGCCGCCTCGTGTTCCCTCTGGCCATCGCACTGGGCCTCGGCTCCCTGCTGGGCGCCTGGGGTTCCGCCACTCTGACCGCCGGCAAGGTGTCCTTCTCGCAGTATCAGGGCTGGTTTGGTCTGTTCGTCCTGGGTCTGGGCATGTTCCTGTTCTGGGATACTTCCGCCGCGGGTCAGGCCAAAAAGAGCAAGGCCAAGCAGGCTGCCAAGGCTTTTGAAGAGGCCGTCAAGGCTCAGAAGGCCGGCAGCGGCGCAGCCCCGACCGGCGTGAAGATTCTCGGCATGAGCATCTCCAAGGTCGACTTCACCTTCTGCGGCGTCAATTTCAGCTTCAACCCCATCCTGCCCATCGTCGGCGGTGTCGTCATCTCCGCCGTGGCCGCGTTCCTCGGCGTCGGCGGCGGCTTCCTGCTGGTGCCCTTCCTGACCGCCATCACCGAACTGCCCATGTACCTGGCCGCCGGCACTTCCGCCCTGGCCGTTCTGGTCAGCATGATCACCAGCATCCTGACGCTCATGACCAAGGGTACTCCCATTGACTGGGCCCTGATCGGCACCGAGATGGTCGGTATCGCCATCGGTTCCATCGTCGGTCCCTATACGTCCAAGTACCTCTCCGACAAGCTGCTCAAGCGCATCTTCATCGTGCTGGCGCTGTACGTCGGTATCGATTACGTCCTGCGCGGCTTCTTCGACTACAAGATCTTCGGCTAG
- a CDS encoding PEP/pyruvate-binding domain-containing protein — MGEFGLFSHWTFETFAPGSIPRVKYNAFRDIQRQSAFCFSLLATYDELLTGDRVVDWSMISKLTDRLTIGIRKLVDLLQAMNPVEFMDAHDWFTKLAFYARMSTAHAAIAATPPYLEAIAGVRPGHPLAWVRMHLPDAVGESGLVITPALYQYLVEANDLRPRLDALLRQLDLSDEALVEAVSEKLVSMLLSARLPERLCAELEIEATELTTGGELLDVLVLVGSGEDAVLIGRQSGVRAADFFTAWIGAVCCKFSPSSLTLRLGLGLADEEHPLTVLVYPGGKDAAKACDLWRGKPDAGALLRRVGQIVPRISQLHVFRAQGEALRPEQCRSLHDLVCLCLERGLSQIFAFAGEPARGLSGIKQMRLEIPVVINSFNLGGGLFPTAAERAVISMEDVRSIPAWSFLMGLVNPVVTWPVSEHGEAPHGEASAMPHYSSYAVLAQCFMHCTLRLEQNLYVVECRCEDETPGYIQFRCMFGGPGARERVRLVETVRAILEAEGFAVDSRGNYLTAMRSGVEDVFIQRNLVGLGLLVAWLQVRGADAAAMDAGEGAAAFRRLVVEARSNPL, encoded by the coding sequence ATGGGCGAATTCGGCCTCTTCTCTCACTGGACTTTCGAGACGTTCGCGCCCGGCTCGATTCCGCGCGTCAAATACAACGCATTCCGGGACATCCAGAGGCAGTCGGCCTTCTGCTTCTCATTGCTGGCCACCTATGACGAGCTCCTGACGGGCGACAGGGTCGTTGACTGGAGCATGATCTCGAAGCTGACCGACAGGCTGACCATAGGCATCCGGAAACTCGTGGACCTCCTGCAGGCCATGAATCCCGTTGAGTTCATGGATGCGCACGACTGGTTCACCAAACTCGCCTTCTACGCCAGGATGTCCACGGCACATGCGGCCATCGCCGCGACCCCTCCCTATCTTGAAGCCATTGCCGGCGTCCGTCCGGGGCATCCGCTGGCCTGGGTCCGCATGCATCTGCCCGATGCGGTCGGCGAGTCCGGGCTCGTCATCACGCCTGCCCTGTACCAGTATCTCGTCGAGGCCAACGACCTGCGTCCGCGACTCGACGCGCTGCTGCGCCAGCTCGACCTTTCCGACGAGGCCCTGGTCGAGGCCGTGAGCGAAAAGCTCGTGTCCATGCTCCTGTCCGCAAGACTGCCCGAACGCCTGTGCGCGGAACTGGAGATCGAGGCCACGGAGCTGACCACGGGGGGTGAACTGCTGGACGTGCTGGTGCTGGTCGGCAGCGGCGAGGATGCGGTGCTTATCGGCAGGCAGAGCGGGGTGCGTGCGGCCGACTTTTTCACGGCCTGGATCGGTGCGGTGTGCTGCAAATTCTCGCCGTCGTCCCTGACCCTGCGCCTTGGGCTCGGCCTGGCTGACGAGGAGCACCCCCTGACGGTGCTGGTCTATCCGGGCGGAAAGGATGCGGCGAAAGCCTGCGATCTGTGGCGGGGGAAGCCGGACGCCGGGGCCCTGTTGCGCCGTGTGGGGCAGATCGTCCCGCGAATCAGCCAGCTGCATGTCTTCCGCGCCCAGGGCGAGGCTCTGCGGCCCGAACAGTGCCGTTCCCTGCACGATCTGGTCTGCCTTTGCCTGGAACGCGGACTGTCCCAGATTTTCGCCTTCGCCGGCGAGCCTGCGCGCGGCCTGAGCGGCATCAAGCAGATGCGTCTGGAGATTCCGGTCGTCATCAACTCCTTCAACCTCGGCGGCGGCCTTTTTCCCACGGCTGCGGAACGGGCGGTCATCTCCATGGAGGACGTGCGTTCCATCCCGGCCTGGTCCTTCCTTATGGGCCTCGTCAACCCGGTCGTGACCTGGCCCGTGTCCGAGCACGGCGAAGCCCCGCACGGCGAGGCCTCGGCCATGCCGCACTACAGCAGCTACGCGGTCCTGGCCCAGTGCTTCATGCACTGCACCCTGCGGCTGGAGCAGAATCTGTATGTCGTGGAGTGCCGGTGTGAGGACGAAACCCCAGGCTATATCCAGTTCCGCTGCATGTTCGGCGGGCCGGGCGCCAGGGAGCGGGTGCGGCTGGTCGAGACTGTCCGCGCCATTCTGGAGGCGGAGGGGTTCGCGGTGGATTCGCGGGGCAACTATCTGACGGCTATGCGCAGCGGCGTGGAGGACGTGTTCATCCAGCGCAATCTGGTTGGACTGGGACTGCTGGTGGCCTGGCTGCAGGTCAGGGGCGCGGACGCGGCCGCCATGGACGCGGGGGAGGGGGCGGCCGCCTTTCGCCGGCTGGTCGTGGAAGCGCGTTCCAACCCCCTCTGA
- the nadB gene encoding L-aspartate oxidase, translating into MTSSRMKTEVLVIGSGIAGCTAALCLADKGREVTLLSSGSTLDNGNTALAQGGIIYKNPEETPEQLARDITKAGWEFNYADAVSHLCEEGPRAVERILLERVQVPFDRTESGDFYLTREGGHSVHRILTCADYTGRAIQDSLVKAVLAHPNIRVLFRRTAIDLLATRHHSTKLEYRYQLNNQCVGAYVFNGETGEPNTILADFTVLCTGGLGQIFLHTTNTSSSIGSGMAMAHRAGATVMNLEYIQFHPTALFHRSDRKFLISEAVRGEGARLFNVKGERFMARYDERMELAPRDIVARAIVDEMLKSGEDCVFLDAANFVDQNLRKRFPTIYAKCKEIGIDMSKDPIPVVPAAHYSCGGVLVDRRGRSTLEALYAAGEIACTGVHGANRLASTSLLEGVLWGMSAADDINQRYAENSCALCQRLQDSIADWITSGKTEMEDPALINQDWATIRSTMWNYMGIVRTTPRLERAFEDLRNLNKRLHTFYRSIRVCKESVDLFHGCQTAYIVTTAALRNKTTRGCHYRKD; encoded by the coding sequence ATGACATCCTCTCGCATGAAAACCGAGGTCCTGGTCATCGGATCGGGCATCGCCGGCTGCACCGCGGCCCTGTGCCTGGCCGACAAGGGACGCGAAGTGACCCTGCTCTCTTCCGGCTCCACCCTCGACAACGGCAACACCGCCCTGGCCCAAGGCGGCATCATCTACAAAAACCCCGAGGAAACGCCGGAACAGCTGGCGCGGGACATCACCAAGGCCGGGTGGGAGTTCAACTACGCCGACGCCGTCAGCCATCTCTGCGAAGAAGGGCCGCGGGCGGTGGAGCGCATTCTCCTGGAGCGCGTGCAGGTGCCCTTCGACCGCACCGAGAGCGGCGACTTCTACCTGACCCGGGAAGGCGGCCACTCCGTGCACCGCATCCTGACCTGCGCCGACTACACGGGCCGGGCCATCCAGGACAGTCTGGTCAAGGCCGTGCTGGCCCACCCCAACATCCGGGTCCTGTTCCGCCGCACGGCCATCGACCTGCTGGCCACCCGCCACCACTCCACAAAACTCGAATACCGCTACCAGCTGAACAACCAGTGCGTCGGGGCCTACGTCTTCAACGGCGAGACGGGCGAGCCAAACACCATCCTGGCCGACTTCACGGTCCTGTGCACCGGAGGCCTCGGGCAGATCTTCCTGCACACGACCAACACGTCCTCGTCCATCGGCTCGGGCATGGCCATGGCCCACCGCGCCGGGGCCACGGTCATGAACCTGGAGTACATCCAGTTCCACCCCACGGCCCTCTTCCACCGCTCGGACCGCAAGTTCCTCATTTCCGAGGCCGTGCGCGGCGAGGGCGCCAGGCTCTTCAACGTCAAGGGCGAGCGCTTCATGGCCCGCTACGACGAGCGCATGGAACTGGCCCCGCGCGACATCGTGGCCCGGGCCATCGTCGACGAGATGCTGAAAAGCGGAGAGGACTGCGTCTTCCTGGACGCTGCCAACTTCGTGGATCAGAACCTGCGCAAGCGCTTCCCGACCATCTACGCCAAGTGCAAGGAAATCGGCATCGACATGTCCAAGGACCCCATCCCGGTGGTCCCGGCGGCGCATTATTCCTGCGGCGGCGTGCTGGTGGACAGGCGCGGGCGCAGCACCCTGGAGGCGCTGTACGCGGCGGGCGAAATCGCCTGCACGGGCGTGCACGGGGCCAACCGCCTGGCCTCGACCTCGCTGCTGGAAGGGGTGTTGTGGGGGATGAGCGCGGCCGACGACATCAACCAGCGCTATGCGGAAAATTCGTGCGCCCTGTGCCAGCGCCTGCAGGACTCCATCGCGGACTGGATCACCTCCGGCAAGACCGAGATGGAGGACCCGGCCCTCATCAACCAGGACTGGGCCACCATCCGCAGCACCATGTGGAACTACATGGGCATCGTGCGCACCACGCCGCGCCTGGAACGCGCCTTCGAGGACCTGCGCAACCTGAACAAGAGGCTGCACACCTTCTATCGCTCCATCCGCGTCTGCAAGGAATCCGTGGACCTCTTCCACGGCTGCCAGACGGCCTACATCGTGACCACGGCGGCGCTGCGCAACAAGACCACGCGCGGCTGCCACTACCGCAAGGATTAG
- the nadA gene encoding quinolinate synthase NadA: MTPTRTITARKEALGTKLCILAHHYQADDVVRHADILGDSLELAQRIDGLDAEHIVFCGVHFMAETAAILARTGQKVHIPDENASCVMADMVPAALAEKVLTALNRDGAHIIPLTYVNSSAAVKAVCGRHGGSVCTSANAKTMMSWALGQGDGVLFMPDANLGRNTARALGIDPARTMRLDIRGQGRFVPAADPSASIYLWPGLCAVHALFHTEHVSAIRRDEPGALVLVHPECSPEVVAMADGAGSTSYLIKAVAEAPAGSTIYVGTEWNLVNRLALRHTDRTVRPLRTALCSNMAKITEENLARTLTALDTAEPVRVDDDIAQPARIALQRMLDACR; encoded by the coding sequence ATGACGCCGACCCGGACCATCACCGCACGCAAGGAAGCGCTGGGCACGAAGCTCTGCATCCTGGCCCACCACTACCAGGCCGATGACGTGGTCCGCCACGCGGACATCCTGGGCGACTCCCTCGAACTGGCCCAGCGCATCGACGGCCTGGACGCCGAGCACATCGTCTTCTGCGGCGTGCACTTCATGGCCGAGACCGCGGCCATCCTGGCCAGAACGGGGCAGAAGGTACACATCCCCGACGAAAACGCCAGCTGCGTCATGGCCGACATGGTGCCCGCGGCCCTGGCGGAGAAGGTCCTGACGGCCCTCAACCGGGACGGGGCGCACATCATCCCCCTGACCTACGTCAACTCCTCGGCCGCCGTGAAGGCCGTCTGCGGCAGGCACGGCGGCAGCGTCTGCACGTCGGCCAACGCCAAGACCATGATGAGCTGGGCCCTGGGCCAGGGCGACGGCGTGCTGTTCATGCCCGACGCCAATCTCGGACGGAACACGGCGCGCGCCCTGGGCATCGACCCTGCCCGGACCATGCGCCTCGACATCCGCGGCCAGGGACGCTTCGTGCCGGCCGCCGACCCGTCGGCGAGCATCTACCTCTGGCCCGGCCTGTGCGCCGTCCACGCCCTGTTCCACACCGAACACGTCTCGGCCATCCGCCGCGACGAGCCCGGCGCCCTGGTCCTGGTCCACCCCGAATGCAGCCCCGAGGTCGTGGCCATGGCCGACGGCGCGGGCTCGACCTCGTACCTCATCAAGGCCGTGGCCGAGGCCCCGGCCGGCAGCACCATCTACGTCGGCACCGAGTGGAATCTGGTCAACCGCCTGGCGCTGCGCCACACCGACAGGACCGTCCGTCCGCTGCGCACGGCCCTGTGCTCGAACATGGCCAAGATCACCGAAGAAAACCTGGCCCGCACTCTCACGGCCCTGGACACGGCCGAGCCCGTGCGGGTCGACGACGACATCGCCCAGCCCGCGCGCATAGCCCTGCAGCGCATGCTCGACGCCTGCCGATAG
- the nadC gene encoding carboxylating nicotinate-nucleotide diphosphorylase translates to MFSQFFCNDRLAMLHRLVDLALEEDGLDLTSEALFPPASMLQASIVAKEDAVVAGLPLISVVLGRMGCADPVVTLLASDGDTVESGREVARILAPASILLKAERVIMNFVCHLSGVAGATRRFVQAVEGTGVRVLDTRKTTPGQRYLEKYAVRMGGGHNHRANLEEMLMLKDNHIDQAGSITEAVRRVRAAYAVCPPLEIECRTLDDVREAVALSPERIMLDNMPPDTAARALALVPAHIESEISGNVTLSTIRTLAELRPTFISTGAITHSAPVADFSMRLTSTHRGHA, encoded by the coding sequence ATGTTTTCTCAATTCTTTTGCAACGACCGCCTGGCCATGCTGCATCGACTGGTGGACCTGGCCCTGGAGGAGGACGGGCTGGACCTGACCTCCGAAGCCCTTTTCCCGCCGGCGTCGATGCTCCAGGCATCCATCGTGGCCAAGGAGGACGCCGTGGTGGCGGGCCTGCCCCTCATCTCCGTGGTGCTGGGGCGCATGGGCTGCGCCGACCCCGTCGTGACCCTGCTGGCGTCCGACGGCGACACGGTCGAGAGCGGCCGGGAAGTGGCCCGCATCCTGGCCCCGGCATCGATCTTGCTCAAGGCCGAACGGGTCATCATGAACTTCGTCTGCCACCTCTCGGGCGTGGCCGGCGCGACGCGGCGCTTCGTGCAGGCCGTCGAGGGCACGGGAGTGCGGGTTCTGGACACGCGCAAGACCACGCCCGGACAGCGCTACCTGGAAAAGTACGCGGTGCGCATGGGCGGAGGCCACAACCACCGGGCCAACCTCGAAGAGATGCTCATGCTCAAGGACAACCACATCGACCAGGCCGGCTCCATCACCGAGGCCGTGCGCAGGGTGCGGGCGGCCTACGCCGTCTGCCCGCCCCTGGAGATCGAGTGCCGGACCCTCGACGACGTGCGCGAGGCCGTGGCCCTGTCCCCGGAGCGCATCATGCTCGACAACATGCCGCCCGACACGGCCGCCCGGGCCCTGGCCCTCGTCCCGGCGCACATCGAGTCCGAGATCAGCGGCAACGTGACGCTTTCGACCATCAGGACCCTGGCCGAACTCCGGCCGACCTTCATTTCCACCGGCGCCATCACCCACTCCGCACCCGTGGCGGACTTTTCCATGCGCCTGACATCAACCCACAGGGGGCACGCATGA